A single genomic interval of Drosophila virilis strain 15010-1051.87 chromosome 2, Dvir_AGI_RSII-ME, whole genome shotgun sequence harbors:
- the Gcn2 gene encoding eIF-2-alpha kinase GCN2 isoform X1 translates to MAAKESFRERQTEELEAIKSIFGADVEDLRPQSNATQWKPTDIRILLTPLRDSSNGLPQAYVCTKLHVTCPSKYPKLAPKIVLEESKGISDQLLEALLAQLHAQSQDLRGEVMIYELAQTVQAFLLQHNKPPKGSFYDEMLQAKQKREQELLDMQKRKETLERQTLMDEVERRKEMFKTEAKRRGEPRRSMSESNNRHPSSSESSESSSPYYRGHTYPNKCLDHRNTEMLSFYKVGRQIQRGCCLGNYYSCLNCSVAYAFPLPGHSQRGCIAYTGVDMHTGQLLYVTEWNIKYSQLEQPCAGNGKCHWSAESKCVGNHRVDELIASIEKQVATLAQLQHKNLIQYECVLCIKRKEGLLVYLVQDFLLGTSVFSISSTLGWCMDGARMVARGVLEALVFLHNKGVSHSHLLDSTVFMDNAGNIRCTDFSLVPNLLELTGGAGQSSNRGDLPALGALVEALMPTHSYEMREFVDKCHSDRTLSASELLEHPFLRLYVDNAQQHLTLQHTQHRSSLVPQSTQGLSMQRTVVPFQIPTLALSQSRLRTEFEVLMYLGKGAFGDVLKVRNILDNREYAIKRIPLPARSRQLYKKMTREVELLSRLNHENVVRYFNSWIESVSDADAAEMDKMLGGDWSQSQELSTKPAKSPQLGLAVHVEETESSSSMWNGYMPNMDDSDSDGIEFVDSNGQVAVYDDDDEDSDKEDSLQRKISSPRPQMQVMYIQMEFCEKCTLRTAIDDNLFENTDRLWRLFREIAEGLAHIHKQGIIHRDLKPVNIFLDSHDQIKIGDFGLATTSFLALQSHAEYPSHSTTQHVTFTEDGTGTGKVGTTLYVAPELTGNASKSVYNQKVDMYTLGIILFEMCQPPFDTSMERAQTIMALRNPSIIIPECMLQDSKYEKTIKMLRWLLSHDPAQRPTAEELLVSDLVPPAELEANELQEMLRHALANPQSKAYKNLVARCLQQESDEVLEHTYHLSSSRAMKSWNSAIVMDDIVSLNPLIEFVKAKVVNVFRKHGAIEVDSPLLSPLSSRNINSSASSNAVHLMTHSGCVVLLPCDLRTQFARHVTMNGVNLIRRYCVDRVYHEERVFNFHPKQNYECCFDIVTPSTSSQLVDAELISLAFEITNELPRLRERNIAIRMNHTNLLRSILIFCNVPKSQYGALFEGFMDFIEGRISRFQFHSSITAIMDKSRTSAQTLMDMLLVNFLLTGSRSSVDESALKSLMRGKGEAASLARGALRELETVIGLAYSLGVTCPIHIWAGLPISFDRASNGGIVWQMTADLKPNRSGHPSVLAKGERYDAMLHEFQKQAQSFNAALPTRGVLSGAGLSFSLDKLVAAVGMEYAKDCRAIDIGICVCGTRPPLKDVTYIMRLLWSVGIRCGIVETVGGGGDEAQELERLGALHVILVAENGALRVRSFERDRFQERHLTRAELVEFIQKMQRSEAVNGGAVGGGVENFSQLPSMSSSGGGSGRGENGLSLSASNSTIKNNYSQLPNVQVTFLTHDKLTANYRRRLENQVAQQMSSTLAQFIKKESFVVVVVELPPAVVNAIVGAINPRVLRRNETEPEMNFVVERFPKYKRYISEIHEEIVDNLSDAKTPIVALYSISDSYYRVII, encoded by the exons ATGGCAGCGAAAGAATCGTTTCGCGAAAGACAGACGGAGGAATTGGAAGCTATAAAG TCCATATTCGGCGCCGATGTGGAGGATCTGAGGCCGCAAAGCAATGCGACGCAATGGAAGCCTACAGACATACGCATACTCCTAACGCCGCTGCGAGACTCCTCCAATGGCCTGCCACAAGCCTATGTTTGTACCAAGCTACATGTGACATGTCCCTCCAAGTATCCAAAGCT TGCCCCCAAAATAGTACTCGAGGAGTCCAAGGGCATATCAGATCAGCTGCTGGAGGCTCTGCTCGCCCAGTTGCATGCACAATCGCAGGACCTGCGCGGCGAGGTAATGATTTATGAGCTGGCACAGACCGTTCAGGCATTTTTGCTGCAGCACAACAAACCACCGAAGGGTTCATTTTATGATGAAATGCTACAGGCCAAGCAAAAGCGTGAACAGGAGTTATTGGACATGCAAAAGCGAAAGGAAACTCTTGAGCGGCAGACGCTCATGGACGAGGTGGAGCGTCGCAAAGAGATGTTCAAAACGGAGGCCAAGCGACGCGGCGAACCGAGACGCAGCATGAGCGAGTCCAACAATCGCCATCCGAGCTCCTCGGAAAGTTCTGAGAGCTCGTCGCCCTACTATCGCGGTCACACGTATCCAAACAAGTGTCTCGATCATCGAAATACAGAAATGCTCTCCTTTTACAAGGTGGGCAGGCAAATCCAACGCGGCTGTTGCTTGGGTAACTACTACTCTTGTCTTAACTGTTCTGTAGCTTATGCATTTCCACTTCCAGGTCATTCACAGCGCGGCTGCATTGCCTACACTGGCGTCGATATGCACACTGGCCAGCTGCTCTACGTAACGGAGTGGAATATCAAGTACTCGCAACTAGAGCAGCCCTGTGCTGGCAATGGAAAATGCCACTGGAGTGCCGAGTCGAAGTGTGTCGGCAACCATCGTGTGGATGAGCTGATAGCCTCCATAGAAAAACaggtggcaactctggcaCAGTTGCAGCACAAGAATCTCATTCAATACGAATGCGTGCTCTGCATTAAACGAAAGGAGGGCTTACTGGTCTATCTGGTGCAGGATTTTTTGCTAGGCACTAGTGTTTTTAGCATTTCCTCGACGCTGGGCTGGTGTATGGATGGTGCTCGCATGGTGGCACGTGGCGTACTGGAAGCTCTGGTGTTTCTACACAACAAAGGCGTCTCACACAGTCACCTGCTCGACAGCACCGTATTTATGGACAATGCTGGTAACATACGCTGTACAGATTTCTCGTTGGTGCCCAATTTGCTGGAGCTGACTGGAGGCGCTGGCCAAAGCAGCAACCGCGGCGATTTGCCAGCATTGGGCGCACTCGTGGAGGCATTGATGCCTACCCACAGCTATGAAATGCGAGAATTTGTGGATAA ATGCCATTCTGATCGCACACTGTCTGCCTCGGAGCTGCTAGAGCATCCGTTTCTGCGTTTGTATGTGGACAATGCACAACAACACTTGACGCTGCAGCATACACAGCATCGAAGTTCCCTGGTGCCCCAATCCACCCAAGGATTGTCCATGCAGCGCACTGTGGTGCCCTTTCAAATACCCACTCTGGCACTGAGCCAATCTCGTCTGCGCACCGAGTTCGAGGTTCTCATGTATTTGGGCAAAGGCGCATTTGGCGATGTGTTAAAAGTGCGCAACATACTGGATAACCGGGAATATGCAATCAAACGTATACCACTCCCGGCGCGCAGTCGCCAGCTATATAAGAAGATGACCCGTGAGGTGGAGCTGCTGTCGCGTCTAAATCATGAGAATGTGGTGCGTTATTTCAACAGCTGGATTGAGAGTGTTAGTGACGCCGACGCGGCTGAAATGGACAAAATGCTGGGCGGCGATTGGTCACAGAGCCAAGAGCTGAGCACCAAACCGGCCAAGTCACCCCAGCTAGGGCTGGCCGTGCATGTGGAGGAAACAGAAAGCTCATCGAGCATGTGGAATGGTTACAT GCCCAACATGGACGACTCCGACTCGGATGGCATTGAGTTTGTTGACTCGAATGGTCAAGTAGCAGTgtatgatgatgacgatgaagACAGCGACAAGGAAGATTCATTGCAACGCAAGATAAGTTCGCCGCGTCCACAAATGCAagttatgtacatacaaatggAGTTTTGTGAGAAGTGTACCTTGCG caCTGCAATCGATGATAATTTATTTGAGAACACAGATCGTTTGTGGCGCTTGTTCCGGGAGATTGCCGAAGGCTTGGCTCACATACATAAGCAAGGCATTATACATCGCGATCTGAAGCCGGTTAACATATTCTTGGACTCGCAtgatcaaattaaaattggaGATTTCGGTCTAGCCACCACGAGCTTTTTAGCGTTGCAATCGCATG CTGAGTACCCATCGCATTCAACCACTCAGCATGTAACCTTCACGGAGGATGGCACTGGCACGGGCAAAGTGGGCACCACGCTCTATGTGGCACCAGAGCTGACGGGTAATGCCTCTAAGTCCGTTTACAACCAAAAGGTAGACATGTACACGCTGGGCATTATATTGTTTGAGATGTGCCAGCCGCCTTTTGACACCAGCATGGAACGCGCACAGACCATAATGGCTTTAAGAAATCCCTCCATAATCATACCAGAGTGCATGCTGCAGGATAGCAAATACGAGAAGACCATCAAG ATGCTGCGCTGGCTGCTCAGCCATGATCCTGCCCAACGACCAACCGCCGAAGAGCTGCTTGTCTCGGATTTGGTTCCGCCAGCTGAACTAGAGGCCAATGAGCTGCAGGAAATGCTGCGGCATGCTTTGGCCAATCCACAAAGCAAGGCTTATAAGAATCTCGTGGCACGCTGTCTGCAACAGGAGAGTGACGAGGTGCTTGAACACACCTACCATTTAAGCAGCAGTCGTGCCATGAAATCGTGGAATTCGGCCATTGTTATGGACGACATAGTTTCGCTCAATCCGCTTATTGAGTTTGTCAAGGCGAAAGTGGTCAATGTGTTCCGTAAGCATGGTGCCATTGAGGTAGACTCGCCACTTTTGTCACCGCTGTCCTCGCGTAACATTAACTCCAGTGCCAGTTCCAATGCGGTGCATTTGATGACCCACTCCGGGTGTGTGGTGCTGCTGCCCTGCGATCTTCGTACTCAGTTTGCCCGCCATGTAACCATGAATGGAGTGAATCTCATACGGCGCTACTGTGTGGATCGGGTTTATCACGAGGAGCGAGTCTTCAACTTTCACCCGAAACAGAATTACGAATGCTGCTTCGACATCGTCACGCCCAGCACAAGCAGCCAACTGGTGGATGCAGAACTGATCTCACTGGCCTTTGAAATTACCAATGAGCTGCCTCGCCTGCGCGAGCGCAACATTGCCATACGCATGAATCACACGAACTTGTTGCGTTCCATTCTTATATTCTGCAATGTGCCCAAGTCCCAGTATGGCGCGCTATTTGAGGGCTTCATGGACTTTATTGAAGGCCGCATTTCACGCTTTCAGTTTCATTCCAGCATAACGGCAATCATGGACAAGTCACGTACTTCGGCACAGACCTTGATGGACATGCTGCTGGTAAACTTTCTGCTGACTGGTTCCAGAAGCAGCGTAGATGAGTCTGCGCTGAAGTCACTGATGCGCGGCAAAGGTGAAGCAGCTTCTTTGGCACGCGGCGCTTTGCGTGAACTGGAAACGGTCATAGGACTAGCTTACAGTCTGGGCGTTACG TGTCCCATACATATTTGGGCTGGCCTGCCCATTAGCTTTGACCGTGCCAGCAATGGCGGCATTGTCTGGCAAATGACCGCTGACCTAAAACCGAATCGTTCTGGACATCCCTCAGTTTTGGCCAAGGGTGAGCGCTATGATGCTATGCTGCATGAGTTCCAGAAACAGGCACAAAGTTTTAATGCGGCGCTGCCAACGCGTGGTGTCCTTAGTGGAGCGGGACTCTCATTTTCGTTGGATAAGCTGGTGGCCGCCGTTGGCATGGAATATGCAAAAGATTGCCGCGCTATTGACATAGGTATTTGCGTGTGCGGCACTCGGCCGCCGCTCAAGGATGTCACCTACATTATGCGTCTACTGTGGTCCGTTGGCATACGTTGCGGCATTGTGGAGACGGTCGGCGGTGGTGGCGATGAAGCGCAGGAATTGGAACGACTGGGGGCGCTGCATGTCATATTGGTAGCAGAGAATGGAGCATTGCGCGTACGCTCCTTTGAGCGTGATCGTTTCCAGGAGCGTCATCTGACTCGCGCCGAACTGGTTGAGTTCATTCAGAAAATGCAGCGCAGCGAGGCTGTTAATGGCGGAGCTGTCGGTGGCGGTGTGGAAAATTTTAGCCAGCTGCCCAGCATGAGCAGTAGTGGCGGAGGCAGCGGGCGCGGCGAGAACGGGCTCAGCTTGTCAGCGTCCAATTCGACCATCAAGAACAATTACAGCCAGCTGCCCAATGTGCAGGTAACATTCCTCACCCACGACAAGCTCACTGCCAACTATCGAAGGCGATTGGAAAATCAGGTGGCCCAGCAAATGAGCTCAACGCTAGCGCAGTTTATTAAGAAGGAATCGtttgtggtggtggtggtggaaTTGCCGCCTGCAGTGGTGAACGCCATAGTTGGTGCTATCAACCCGAGAGTGTTACGCAGAAATGAGACTGAACCTGAAATGAATTTTGTGGTCGAAAG ATTTCCGAAATACAAACGTTATATATCCGAAATACACGAGGAGATCGTGGATAATCTGAGTGATGCCAAGACACCAATTGTGGCCTTGTACAGCATTTCTGATTCCTATTATCGAGTTATCATCTAA
- the LOC6631046 gene encoding uncharacterized protein has protein sequence MVQTRVIVYLNQTSDEIQTGAAVKKDTFQYGGEVCVSDDKTLRLLCCQNTSKPHVLVAQKLRFDMLCSQRNEEHKERELKALMHTLLVDQRDCLLMHLTAERGYHLMFLVDTLVVQINVKLQQEALQLEGCTVRYRHVVEGTSSSSLDTQSNFSDMKHLMSWLLNEYRMRTALATGHEALEVQYVLTRKEQGSRFSVKFHILLVAMEEMCLGTLCGLRCYLSNDLLTAALSVTELTTYMRQAAEEHTGKSLYMLMMCHVLVTGSQVNCKNVQLLGLAHLACEQRDAIQERVETLHMLPTVIMPNTDALVQLKELELCHQEMNERFQLLHDQLLAYVQHEQQLKRSHCQLLKERADFVATLLASEAKLVQLRNLMVNNIQN, from the exons ATGGTGCAAACACGCGTTATTGTGTATCTAAACCAAACCTCTGATGAAATACAAACAGGCGCTGCCGTAAAAAAAGACACTTTCCAATATGGCGGCGAAGTGTGCGTATCGGATGATAAAACTTTAAGACTCTTGTGCTGTCAAAACACTTCCAAACCTCACGTGCTTGTTGCCCAGAAGCTGCGCTTCGATATGCTCTGCTCGCAGAGAAATGAGGAGCACAAGGAGCGTGAACTAAAAGCATTGATGCATACTCTGTTAGTAGATCAAAGAGATTGCCTGCTCATGCATCTGACTGCTGAGCGTGGGTATCATTTGATGTTTCTCGTCGATACGCTCGTCGTCCAGATCAATGTGAAGCTGCAGCAGGAAGCGTTACAACTAGAAGGCTGTACTGTGCGCTACAGGCATGTGGTCGAAGGCACAAGTTCAAGCAGTCTGGACACTCAGAGCAATTTCAGCGATATGAAGCATTTGATGAGCTGGCTGTTGAACGAGTATCGCATGCGCACTGCTTTGGCTACAGGACATGAGGCTCTGGAGGTGCAGTATGTGCTGACACGTAAGGAGCAGGGCAGTCGCTTCAGCGTCAAATTTCACATTCTGCTTGTGGCCATGGAGGAGATGTGCTTGGGCACGCTGTGTGGCCTTCGCTGCTATTTAAGCAATGATCTTCTCACGGCTGCACTGTCGGTCACGGAATTGACTACCTATATGCGCCAAGCGGCTGAAGAGCATACCGGCAAATCACTATATATGCTGATGATGTGCCATGTGCTGGTAACTGGCAGCCAGGTGAATTGCAAAAATGTGCAGCTGCTTGGTTTAGCGCATTTGGCCTGCGAGCAACGTGACGCTATTCAGGAGCGAGTGGAAACT CTCCACATGTTGCCGACAGTTATCATGCCCAACACTGATGCTCTGGTCCAATTGAAAGAGCTTGAGCTCTGCCACCAGGAGATGAATGAACGTTTTCAATTACTTCATGACCAGCTCCTGGCTTATGTGCAGCATGAGCAGCAGTTGAAGCGCAGCCACTGCCAACTATTAAAAGAACGTGCCGACTTTGTTGCTACTCTGCTCGCGTCCGAAGCTAAACTTGTACAATTAAGAAACCTAATGGTgaacaatatacaaaattag
- the Gcn2 gene encoding eIF-2-alpha kinase GCN2 isoform X2 — protein sequence MAAKESFRERQTEELEAIKSIFGADVEDLRPQSNATQWKPTDIRILLTPLRDSSNGLPQAYVCTKLHVTCPSKYPKLAPKIVLEESKGISDQLLEALLAQLHAQSQDLRGEVMIYELAQTVQAFLLQHNKPPKGSFYDEMLQAKQKREQELLDMQKRKETLERQTLMDEVERRKEMFKTEAKRRGEPRRSMSESNNRHPSSSESSESSSPYYRGHTYPNKCLDHRNTEMLSFYKVGRQIQRGCCLGHSQRGCIAYTGVDMHTGQLLYVTEWNIKYSQLEQPCAGNGKCHWSAESKCVGNHRVDELIASIEKQVATLAQLQHKNLIQYECVLCIKRKEGLLVYLVQDFLLGTSVFSISSTLGWCMDGARMVARGVLEALVFLHNKGVSHSHLLDSTVFMDNAGNIRCTDFSLVPNLLELTGGAGQSSNRGDLPALGALVEALMPTHSYEMREFVDKCHSDRTLSASELLEHPFLRLYVDNAQQHLTLQHTQHRSSLVPQSTQGLSMQRTVVPFQIPTLALSQSRLRTEFEVLMYLGKGAFGDVLKVRNILDNREYAIKRIPLPARSRQLYKKMTREVELLSRLNHENVVRYFNSWIESVSDADAAEMDKMLGGDWSQSQELSTKPAKSPQLGLAVHVEETESSSSMWNGYMPNMDDSDSDGIEFVDSNGQVAVYDDDDEDSDKEDSLQRKISSPRPQMQVMYIQMEFCEKCTLRTAIDDNLFENTDRLWRLFREIAEGLAHIHKQGIIHRDLKPVNIFLDSHDQIKIGDFGLATTSFLALQSHAEYPSHSTTQHVTFTEDGTGTGKVGTTLYVAPELTGNASKSVYNQKVDMYTLGIILFEMCQPPFDTSMERAQTIMALRNPSIIIPECMLQDSKYEKTIKMLRWLLSHDPAQRPTAEELLVSDLVPPAELEANELQEMLRHALANPQSKAYKNLVARCLQQESDEVLEHTYHLSSSRAMKSWNSAIVMDDIVSLNPLIEFVKAKVVNVFRKHGAIEVDSPLLSPLSSRNINSSASSNAVHLMTHSGCVVLLPCDLRTQFARHVTMNGVNLIRRYCVDRVYHEERVFNFHPKQNYECCFDIVTPSTSSQLVDAELISLAFEITNELPRLRERNIAIRMNHTNLLRSILIFCNVPKSQYGALFEGFMDFIEGRISRFQFHSSITAIMDKSRTSAQTLMDMLLVNFLLTGSRSSVDESALKSLMRGKGEAASLARGALRELETVIGLAYSLGVTCPIHIWAGLPISFDRASNGGIVWQMTADLKPNRSGHPSVLAKGERYDAMLHEFQKQAQSFNAALPTRGVLSGAGLSFSLDKLVAAVGMEYAKDCRAIDIGICVCGTRPPLKDVTYIMRLLWSVGIRCGIVETVGGGGDEAQELERLGALHVILVAENGALRVRSFERDRFQERHLTRAELVEFIQKMQRSEAVNGGAVGGGVENFSQLPSMSSSGGGSGRGENGLSLSASNSTIKNNYSQLPNVQVTFLTHDKLTANYRRRLENQVAQQMSSTLAQFIKKESFVVVVVELPPAVVNAIVGAINPRVLRRNETEPEMNFVVERFPKYKRYISEIHEEIVDNLSDAKTPIVALYSISDSYYRVII from the exons ATGGCAGCGAAAGAATCGTTTCGCGAAAGACAGACGGAGGAATTGGAAGCTATAAAG TCCATATTCGGCGCCGATGTGGAGGATCTGAGGCCGCAAAGCAATGCGACGCAATGGAAGCCTACAGACATACGCATACTCCTAACGCCGCTGCGAGACTCCTCCAATGGCCTGCCACAAGCCTATGTTTGTACCAAGCTACATGTGACATGTCCCTCCAAGTATCCAAAGCT TGCCCCCAAAATAGTACTCGAGGAGTCCAAGGGCATATCAGATCAGCTGCTGGAGGCTCTGCTCGCCCAGTTGCATGCACAATCGCAGGACCTGCGCGGCGAGGTAATGATTTATGAGCTGGCACAGACCGTTCAGGCATTTTTGCTGCAGCACAACAAACCACCGAAGGGTTCATTTTATGATGAAATGCTACAGGCCAAGCAAAAGCGTGAACAGGAGTTATTGGACATGCAAAAGCGAAAGGAAACTCTTGAGCGGCAGACGCTCATGGACGAGGTGGAGCGTCGCAAAGAGATGTTCAAAACGGAGGCCAAGCGACGCGGCGAACCGAGACGCAGCATGAGCGAGTCCAACAATCGCCATCCGAGCTCCTCGGAAAGTTCTGAGAGCTCGTCGCCCTACTATCGCGGTCACACGTATCCAAACAAGTGTCTCGATCATCGAAATACAGAAATGCTCTCCTTTTACAAGGTGGGCAGGCAAATCCAACGCGGCTGTTGCTTGG GTCATTCACAGCGCGGCTGCATTGCCTACACTGGCGTCGATATGCACACTGGCCAGCTGCTCTACGTAACGGAGTGGAATATCAAGTACTCGCAACTAGAGCAGCCCTGTGCTGGCAATGGAAAATGCCACTGGAGTGCCGAGTCGAAGTGTGTCGGCAACCATCGTGTGGATGAGCTGATAGCCTCCATAGAAAAACaggtggcaactctggcaCAGTTGCAGCACAAGAATCTCATTCAATACGAATGCGTGCTCTGCATTAAACGAAAGGAGGGCTTACTGGTCTATCTGGTGCAGGATTTTTTGCTAGGCACTAGTGTTTTTAGCATTTCCTCGACGCTGGGCTGGTGTATGGATGGTGCTCGCATGGTGGCACGTGGCGTACTGGAAGCTCTGGTGTTTCTACACAACAAAGGCGTCTCACACAGTCACCTGCTCGACAGCACCGTATTTATGGACAATGCTGGTAACATACGCTGTACAGATTTCTCGTTGGTGCCCAATTTGCTGGAGCTGACTGGAGGCGCTGGCCAAAGCAGCAACCGCGGCGATTTGCCAGCATTGGGCGCACTCGTGGAGGCATTGATGCCTACCCACAGCTATGAAATGCGAGAATTTGTGGATAA ATGCCATTCTGATCGCACACTGTCTGCCTCGGAGCTGCTAGAGCATCCGTTTCTGCGTTTGTATGTGGACAATGCACAACAACACTTGACGCTGCAGCATACACAGCATCGAAGTTCCCTGGTGCCCCAATCCACCCAAGGATTGTCCATGCAGCGCACTGTGGTGCCCTTTCAAATACCCACTCTGGCACTGAGCCAATCTCGTCTGCGCACCGAGTTCGAGGTTCTCATGTATTTGGGCAAAGGCGCATTTGGCGATGTGTTAAAAGTGCGCAACATACTGGATAACCGGGAATATGCAATCAAACGTATACCACTCCCGGCGCGCAGTCGCCAGCTATATAAGAAGATGACCCGTGAGGTGGAGCTGCTGTCGCGTCTAAATCATGAGAATGTGGTGCGTTATTTCAACAGCTGGATTGAGAGTGTTAGTGACGCCGACGCGGCTGAAATGGACAAAATGCTGGGCGGCGATTGGTCACAGAGCCAAGAGCTGAGCACCAAACCGGCCAAGTCACCCCAGCTAGGGCTGGCCGTGCATGTGGAGGAAACAGAAAGCTCATCGAGCATGTGGAATGGTTACAT GCCCAACATGGACGACTCCGACTCGGATGGCATTGAGTTTGTTGACTCGAATGGTCAAGTAGCAGTgtatgatgatgacgatgaagACAGCGACAAGGAAGATTCATTGCAACGCAAGATAAGTTCGCCGCGTCCACAAATGCAagttatgtacatacaaatggAGTTTTGTGAGAAGTGTACCTTGCG caCTGCAATCGATGATAATTTATTTGAGAACACAGATCGTTTGTGGCGCTTGTTCCGGGAGATTGCCGAAGGCTTGGCTCACATACATAAGCAAGGCATTATACATCGCGATCTGAAGCCGGTTAACATATTCTTGGACTCGCAtgatcaaattaaaattggaGATTTCGGTCTAGCCACCACGAGCTTTTTAGCGTTGCAATCGCATG CTGAGTACCCATCGCATTCAACCACTCAGCATGTAACCTTCACGGAGGATGGCACTGGCACGGGCAAAGTGGGCACCACGCTCTATGTGGCACCAGAGCTGACGGGTAATGCCTCTAAGTCCGTTTACAACCAAAAGGTAGACATGTACACGCTGGGCATTATATTGTTTGAGATGTGCCAGCCGCCTTTTGACACCAGCATGGAACGCGCACAGACCATAATGGCTTTAAGAAATCCCTCCATAATCATACCAGAGTGCATGCTGCAGGATAGCAAATACGAGAAGACCATCAAG ATGCTGCGCTGGCTGCTCAGCCATGATCCTGCCCAACGACCAACCGCCGAAGAGCTGCTTGTCTCGGATTTGGTTCCGCCAGCTGAACTAGAGGCCAATGAGCTGCAGGAAATGCTGCGGCATGCTTTGGCCAATCCACAAAGCAAGGCTTATAAGAATCTCGTGGCACGCTGTCTGCAACAGGAGAGTGACGAGGTGCTTGAACACACCTACCATTTAAGCAGCAGTCGTGCCATGAAATCGTGGAATTCGGCCATTGTTATGGACGACATAGTTTCGCTCAATCCGCTTATTGAGTTTGTCAAGGCGAAAGTGGTCAATGTGTTCCGTAAGCATGGTGCCATTGAGGTAGACTCGCCACTTTTGTCACCGCTGTCCTCGCGTAACATTAACTCCAGTGCCAGTTCCAATGCGGTGCATTTGATGACCCACTCCGGGTGTGTGGTGCTGCTGCCCTGCGATCTTCGTACTCAGTTTGCCCGCCATGTAACCATGAATGGAGTGAATCTCATACGGCGCTACTGTGTGGATCGGGTTTATCACGAGGAGCGAGTCTTCAACTTTCACCCGAAACAGAATTACGAATGCTGCTTCGACATCGTCACGCCCAGCACAAGCAGCCAACTGGTGGATGCAGAACTGATCTCACTGGCCTTTGAAATTACCAATGAGCTGCCTCGCCTGCGCGAGCGCAACATTGCCATACGCATGAATCACACGAACTTGTTGCGTTCCATTCTTATATTCTGCAATGTGCCCAAGTCCCAGTATGGCGCGCTATTTGAGGGCTTCATGGACTTTATTGAAGGCCGCATTTCACGCTTTCAGTTTCATTCCAGCATAACGGCAATCATGGACAAGTCACGTACTTCGGCACAGACCTTGATGGACATGCTGCTGGTAAACTTTCTGCTGACTGGTTCCAGAAGCAGCGTAGATGAGTCTGCGCTGAAGTCACTGATGCGCGGCAAAGGTGAAGCAGCTTCTTTGGCACGCGGCGCTTTGCGTGAACTGGAAACGGTCATAGGACTAGCTTACAGTCTGGGCGTTACG TGTCCCATACATATTTGGGCTGGCCTGCCCATTAGCTTTGACCGTGCCAGCAATGGCGGCATTGTCTGGCAAATGACCGCTGACCTAAAACCGAATCGTTCTGGACATCCCTCAGTTTTGGCCAAGGGTGAGCGCTATGATGCTATGCTGCATGAGTTCCAGAAACAGGCACAAAGTTTTAATGCGGCGCTGCCAACGCGTGGTGTCCTTAGTGGAGCGGGACTCTCATTTTCGTTGGATAAGCTGGTGGCCGCCGTTGGCATGGAATATGCAAAAGATTGCCGCGCTATTGACATAGGTATTTGCGTGTGCGGCACTCGGCCGCCGCTCAAGGATGTCACCTACATTATGCGTCTACTGTGGTCCGTTGGCATACGTTGCGGCATTGTGGAGACGGTCGGCGGTGGTGGCGATGAAGCGCAGGAATTGGAACGACTGGGGGCGCTGCATGTCATATTGGTAGCAGAGAATGGAGCATTGCGCGTACGCTCCTTTGAGCGTGATCGTTTCCAGGAGCGTCATCTGACTCGCGCCGAACTGGTTGAGTTCATTCAGAAAATGCAGCGCAGCGAGGCTGTTAATGGCGGAGCTGTCGGTGGCGGTGTGGAAAATTTTAGCCAGCTGCCCAGCATGAGCAGTAGTGGCGGAGGCAGCGGGCGCGGCGAGAACGGGCTCAGCTTGTCAGCGTCCAATTCGACCATCAAGAACAATTACAGCCAGCTGCCCAATGTGCAGGTAACATTCCTCACCCACGACAAGCTCACTGCCAACTATCGAAGGCGATTGGAAAATCAGGTGGCCCAGCAAATGAGCTCAACGCTAGCGCAGTTTATTAAGAAGGAATCGtttgtggtggtggtggtggaaTTGCCGCCTGCAGTGGTGAACGCCATAGTTGGTGCTATCAACCCGAGAGTGTTACGCAGAAATGAGACTGAACCTGAAATGAATTTTGTGGTCGAAAG ATTTCCGAAATACAAACGTTATATATCCGAAATACACGAGGAGATCGTGGATAATCTGAGTGATGCCAAGACACCAATTGTGGCCTTGTACAGCATTTCTGATTCCTATTATCGAGTTATCATCTAA